AGGTTAATACGGTAGACGAAGCCGTGTTAGCTATGGAAATGGGTGTAGAGATAATAGGTATAAACTCTAGAAATCTAAAAACACTTGAAATAGATATGGATAGAACATGTGAAATTATGAAAAACATATCTAGCAATACTATAAAGATAGCTGAGAGTGGTATAAAGAGTAGATCAGATATAGAAAAACTAAAGATCTGTGGTGCAAATGCCTTTCTCATAGGTACATCGCTTATGAAAAACCCCAAGAATATTCTTGAATATATATAGCGATACCTAGGGCACTAGAGCTCTAATTCTAATTAATAGTGTTTATCCATTAGCGAATCCTAATATGTAATGGTATCTCAATGTAATGACAGCTGATCTAGATATTAAACTGTTATAAACTCGATAAGATGTTGTGATACCGGTACTCAGAATGGCTATAGTTAAGGCTAAAATTCTCATCAAAGGATTCAGAGGCTTTGCAGAGGAAACAGCGCTCGTAGATACTGGATCAACTTATACTCTCATCGATAGAAGTCTCGCTGAAGAAATAGATGTTAAAGTGGTGGACAAGAAGGTAAAACTTGTAGTTGCTGACGACCATTAGGTTGTCGGTAACTTAGCTGTGGTCAACGAGATTGTTATTGAAGATGAAGCGCTTCCCTATGCTCATGTAGTTGTAGTGGAGATCCCCAAGAGGTTAGCTGAAAGACTCGAAGGATTGGGACTCTCAGGGAGAGTTATAGTTGGACTTCTAACATTAGGGGCACTAGGTTTAATTCCTGATGTGGTAGCCTGAAGATTGAAGAATGTTGGAGCTCTATTAATATAACGATCTATAATCATCAGCTTTGCACTATGCTATTAGATGTACATGTATCCCTAGTCTAGTTGCCACCTCAGCTTGCTTTCTATCGCTCGTAATCATGGGGGCTCCAAGTCTTTGTGCTTGTGCTATATATAGTGCATCATAGAGCGTTATACCCTCTTGTAAAGCTATCTCTAATGCTGATTGAACATACTTTATCTCAGGTTCTACAACTATTACCTCTGTCTCTATAAGCCTTAGAAATGCCTGGAAAAGCTTGAGAACAGTAGTTGTATCCACAACTTTCTTCAAGCTATGCTTCCATAGAGCATTTCCAACCTCTTTTACAACATGATCTACAGAGTAAAGAGGTCTCATCTCCCTTATATAAAATGCTACTCTGTCCCAACCCTCCTCATGCAGAATATACTTCACAAGTGCAGAAGCGTCAACCACTATCACGATCTTCCCTCACATACCTTGCGGCTGTCCCCGAAGATGTTTTGGGGAGACTCTTTATGATGTTCTCTAGATCCTCTATAGCCCTCTTCTGCTCAAACTCTTTAATCCGCATTTCAACAAATTTCCTCAACTCTTCACTCCAATTGATGTAGCTACGAAGCTGATCCATCTTCTCTTTCAACTCTTTAGGAACTCTGAATGAGATTGTTACACTCATAGTAACCACATAATATAGTTATGTAGTACAGATTTTAAAGCTTTCGTAATATGTGATCGTAGACTAAATAGAGCTATAGCTACAATTCTCTATATCACTGCATTAGAATGGTGTACCAATACATCAAAACCTCATCTATTTTCAGGATGATGTATATCTAGGATTATGAGCTCTACATTGAATATTGATTAGACCAAATATTTGTTAAGAGATCCTATAGTGATATGAAAAATAATAAGGTTTAGTGATCTAATCCTTATCCCAAGGATATAAAGCTGTTCCATAGCTATGTATTGCTGTTATGTATTAGATGTCTTGGAGTAGCTCTTTAGATACTCTATCAATCCTCCTTTCTTTAGTATCTCTAGAGCCATACCTGTTATTCCTTTGCATCTAATTACTTTGTTGTTCAGCCTTACTTCTCCTGTCTCTATATTAACCTCTACTTCATCTCCATCCTTTACCTCTTTTGATATCTCTGGACATACTATTACAGGAAGTCCATTGTTTATAGCATTTCTATAGAATATCCTTGCAAATGACTCTGCTATAACAGCTCTTACCCCTGCTGCCTTTATCGCTATAGCTGCTTGTTCTCTTGATGAACCCATTCCAAATACCTTTCCAGCTACTATGATAGCTCCATTTGCCTTTTTATAGAATTCTGGGTCTATAGATTCAAATACATGTTGTGCTAGATAGTTGGGATCTGTATACTTTAGATGTTTAGCAGGTATAATTACATCTGTATCTATCTTATCCCCAAGCTTTATGACTCTACCCCTTACTATCATATTACATCACCTGGTTCAGCTATCTTTCCCAGGACGGCTGTTGCTGCTGCTACTGATGGTCCAGAGAGATATATTTTTGCTTGAGGACTTCCCATTCTACCAATAAAGTTTCTATTTATTGTTGCAACAACTGTTTCACCAGGTGCTGTAACACCAAAGTGTCCACCTATACATGGTCCACATGTGCCATAGGTAACTATACAGCCTGCTTCTACAAGTGTCTGTATATATCCTAGCTCCATAGCCTTTACAAATATCTTCCATGAAGCTGGTATAACTATACATCTAGTTTTAACCTTCTTTCCTTTCATAATCTTTGCAGCTATCTCTAAATCGCTAAGCCTTCCATTTGTGCAAGAACCTATAAATACATAGTCTACATCTATACCCTCAACCTCTGAAACACTCTTAACATTATCTACACTATGTGGAGCTGCAACAAGGAGTTCGACCTTATCTAACTCAACTGTATACTCATCTACATACTCAGCATCGTTATCAGGTTGAATAATATTTGGTGTATATCCCCTCTCACTCTCAATAAATCTCTTCGTCTCTTCATCAGGTACAAACATAAGTGTATCTGCATTCATCTCTATACCCATATTAGCAACAGTAGCTCTATAATCCATTGGAAAATCTGTTCCATTCTTAACAAATACCTCTATAGACATACCATTAAAGTAATCAGCTTTGAAAACCCTTAGAATCTCTAAAGCAACATCCTTACCAGTTACCCATTCCCTAAGCCTTCCATCTAAAACAATTTTAAATGGCTGTGGAACTACTAGCCACGTCTTACCAGTAAGAACTGCTGCAGCTATATCACTAGCACCCATACCTTGTGCAAATGCTCCTAGAGCACCAGATGTTGTTGTATGGCTATCAGCAGCAATAACAAATTGACCAGGTAGAACATATTTCTCTATTAACACCTGGTGTAGTATCCCATATCCACCATCATGGAAATTTGAAATTTTGTGAAGCTTAACAAACTCTCTTATACTCTTTTGAATCTCTGCACTTCTAACATCTGGTGGAGGTACTAGATGGTCAAATGCTATCACTAAGTTATCAACTCTATGAATTTTCATACCAACCTTCTCGATAACCTCTATAACATGATAACCTGTTAAATCGTGAAATGCTACAAGATCTACATTGGCTTCTATAACATCGCCTGGAGATACCTTTCTACCAGATGCTCTACTAAGTATCTTTTCTGTTAATGTGAGTCCCATAGTTCATCCCTCTAAATGCTATTATACCTAGACTAAAAATGTTTTATATGATAAACATACTATATGGTTAAATCTATTTAAAGAGGTATAAAAGCGTAAAGCTTATAAAAGTCTGCTATTACATATAGATAATGTCGGTGTAGGGAAATGGAATTCCAATGGTGAAGGTAGATGCAGCTCCAATATTAAATAAACCTAGTTTAGAGGATATAAATAGTATAGAAGCAGTTGCAAATTCTATAAGAAGATCCCTCATAATAATGCATAAACATGAAAAATTCCTTCACATGGGCTCATCGCTTAGTAGCGTAGATATTATAGCAACACTAATGTTTAGATATATCAATAGAAATGGTGATCCTCTAAATAGAGACTGGTTCATTTTGAGTAAAGGACATGCTGCGCCAACACTATATGCAGCATTAGCAGAACTAGGTCTTATTCCAAAGGAGGAGCTTATTAAGATTCAAAGTATCGACTCTATTCTTCAGGGACATCCAGAGATTTCTATACCTGGTGTAGATATGTCTACAGGAAGCCTTGGACAAGGCATAAGTTTTGCTGTGGGCATAGCTGCATGGATTAAGTCTAGAGGTGGTAGGGGTAGGGTATATGTGCTTATGGGTGATGGTGAACAGGATGAGGGCCAAGTATGGGAGGCTATAACACATGCAGCTACATTAAAACTTGATAACCTTATAGTTATAATAGATGCAAATGGATTCCAACTCGATGGAAAAGTAGATGAAGTTAAACCAAAACCCTATTTACCATTTGTATGGAAAGCTATTGGATGGAGGGTGCTATGGTGTGATGGTCATGATATAGCTAGTATTATGACTGCTATAGAAGAGGCTTTAGAATCTGATAGACCTACAGTAATATTTGCTAAGACGATTCGTGGCTATGGATTAAAACATATTGAGAATACAGATAAACAGAGGGTAGAGGATATAGAGGATGTTAAAGACTTCGACAATAACAATGCGTGATGCTGTTGGAAAAATACTTGAGGAGATAGGCGAAGAGGATAAAGATGTCGTTGTTATAACGGCTGATGTAGGTAAAGCTACTAGGGTCTATAGATATGGAGAGAAATTTCCAGATAGATACTATAATGTGGGTATAGCTGAACAACATCTAATAGGATTTGCCTCTGGTCTTGCAGCCGTAGGTGCAAAACCTGTTGTAGTAGCATTTGCTGTATTTCTAATGAGGGCATGGGAACAGATAAGAAATAGTGTTGCGAGAATGAATCTAAATGTAAAGATTATAGGTACTCATTCAGGTTTTAGTGATCATGCTGATGGATCTAGCCACCAGACATTTGAGGATATAGCTCTAATGAGAGTTTTACCAAATATGAATGTTGTTGTACCTGCAGATGTATTTGACATTGAAAGGAGTTTGAGAAGCATTATACTGGAGGTCAAGGGCCCTACATATTATCGTATAGGTAGAGATTATTCACCAATTATAACGGAGGGATACGACTATAAGTTTAGCCTTGGGAAAGCATATGTACTTAGGGATGGATATGATGTAACTATTATTGGTGCTGGAGTAGTTCTATACGACGCGTTAGTTGCTGCTAAAGAGCTTGAGAAAATGGGTATAAGTGCTACTGTAATTAATTTACTGAGTGTAAAGCCTATAGATGTTGAGACTATAGAGATGTATGCTAGGAAGACTGGAAGGATTGTGGTTGTCGAGGAGCATATGGTCTATGGTGGTATAGGTAGTGCTGTAGCAGAGGTTCTTGTAGAAAGATATCCTGTTCCAATGAGGTTTATAGGGATGAAGACTTTTGGAAGATCTGCGAAAAGTGTGAGAGAGCTTCTTGATTTCTATAACATTAACTCTAAGGCTATAGTTAGTAAATGTCTAGAGGTTCTAAGGTATGGAGATAGAAGATCTTAGAAAGGAGATAGAGGAGATAGATAGGGAGATAATAAAGTATTTAGCTAAAAGGTTGGATATTGTAAAGAAGATAGGGAGATTGAAGATTGAAGAGGGGAAAAGTGCTTCAGACGATGAGAGAGAACTCTATGTAAAGAACTACTGGAGAGAACTATCAACTATATATGGTGTTCCAGTAGAGATGGCAAAAGAACTCATAGAGATAATAATAAAGTATTCTAAGTATATACAGCTAAAGAATTCTCAAAATTCTGATTCAAGAACTATAACCTTTATTGGATATGGCCGTATGGGAAAACTGCTAGCGCTATACTCTATAAGGGCAGGTCATAGGGTCATTATCACTGGTAGAGATCCTGAGAAGGCATATAGTGTTGCGAGAGAGGTTGGAGGTTTAGTGCTAGATATTGGTGAAGCTATAGAGAGGGGGGAATTCATAGTTTTAGCACTATCGCTAGAAGCATTTAGGGATGGCTATATAGATAGAATTTCAAGATTATTTAAAGAGAAGATAGTTATGGATATACTATCATCAAAAACCCCTGTTTTTAGCCATATGGAGGAATTGTCTATGAGGTATGGCTTTATATATATATCTACGCATCCACTCTTTGGACCTCAGACAACACCTATAGGTGAAAAGATAGCTGTAATACCTTCTAAGACAGGTGTTAGCTATGTTGATGATGTATGTAAACTATGGAGATCTATAGGCCTTGATCCAATAGTTATAGATGTTGAAACACATGAAAAGGCTATGGCGGTAGTACAGGTTTTGACACATCTATATCTACTAGCTTTTCAACAATCATTAGAGGAATTATCAAGAGAACTTGGTGTAGATCCATATATACTCTCAACACCAACATTTAGAGATCTTATGAATGTTATCAGAAGATTGAATAATATAAAGGATGTTGTTTTAGAGATCCAAAAATCAAATCTTTTTTCAGAGATGGTTAGATCTAGAGCTCTCTCCATATTCATGGAAATAGTTCATAAATTAGGTGATAAACATGCTCTTCATAGTTAAGGAAAACCACGATATATCTTCCTTATTAGAGAAGATAAGAATGGCTTCAGCCTCATATAAAGTAGTTGATATATATGGCAAGAGAATTGTTATTGCATGGCCAGATAACCTTGTTGAAAATATTGAGGATATATCTATAGATGCTAAGATAAGGGTTAGAAAACCATATTATCTTGTTTCAAATGAGTGGAAGAGCGGTAAAACTATTGTTAATGTTGGTGGTGTAGAGATAGGAGGTTCTAGAATAGTTGTTGCAGCAGGCCCCTGTGCTGTAGAGGATGAAGATATACTTATGGAGATTGCAAAAGCTGTTAAAAGAGCAGGTGCATCTATTCTAAGGGGTGGAGCATATAAGCCTAGGACAAGTCCATATAGTTTCCAAGGCCTTGGTGAAAAAGGTCTTAAGATTCTTAAGAGAGTTTCAGAAGCTGTTGGTCTACCTGTAGTTACTGAGGTTATGGATACAAGGGATGTGGAGCTTGTTAAGAGCTATGCTGATATGATTCAAATAGGTGCTAGGAATAGCCAAAACTTTACTCTACTTCGAGAGGTTGGAAGAGCTAAAATACCTGTACTACTAAAGAGAGGTTTTGGTATGACTGTTGAGGAGTGGCTTCTAGCTGCAGAGTATATACTCTCTGAAGGTAATGGTGATGTAGTTCTATGTGAGAGGGGTATAAGGACCTTTGAAAAGAGTACTAGATTTACAATAGATATTGGTGGAATGGTTATAGCCAAGATGCAGACCCATCTACCAATAGCTGCTGATCCAAGTCATCCAGCAGGTAATAGAGATCTTGTAGAGCCTCTAGCTTTAGCAGCTATTGTAGCTGGTGCTGATATGCTTATTGTAGAGGTTCATGCAAATCCCTCTAAAGCTCTAAGTGATTCAGAACAACAGCTAACAGTGGAAATGTTTGAAAAGCTTATGAAGAGATTGAAGGCTGTTGCAGAAGCTATTGGTAGATCTATATGAGGTGTATAGAGGAAGATATATGTTGTAATAGGACTAAGATATTCATAGGCAGAAACATTATTGAGGTATTAAGGGAATATATAGATGGAAAAGCATTGATACTTAGACAGAGAGTCATAGATCCCAACAGAATTGTTAATATCCTTAGGGATAGGAATATATATGAAGTTGTATTAGATGGTGGTGAAAGAGATAAGGATATTAGCAATGTTATGAATATAGTAAGGATACTATATGAAAAAGGCTTTCAGAGGAGAGACCATATAGTCGCTGTTGGTGGTGGGACTCTAACTGATGTAGCTGGATTTGTAGCCTCTATATATCTAAGAGGAATAAACCTTGTAAATATTCCAACAACATTATTGGGCATGGTAGACGCAGCTATAGGTGGTAAAAATGGTGTTAATCTTGGAGATATGAAAAATGCTTTAGGAACATTCTATCAACCATCTATAATAGTATCAGATCTAGAGTTTCTAGATACATTACCAGATGAGGAAATGGTTAATGGTATGGCTGAAGTCATAAAATACGCTGTTGTTATGGATA
Above is a genomic segment from Ignisphaera aggregans DSM 17230 containing:
- a CDS encoding hypothetical protein (InterPro IPR001969), producing MAIVKAKILIKGFRGFAEETALVDTGSTYTLIDRSLAEEIDVKVVDKKVKLVVADDH
- a CDS encoding PilT protein domain protein (COGs: COG4113 nucleic acid-binding protein contains PIN domain~InterPro IPR002716~KEGG: smr:Smar_1565 PilT domain-containing protein~PFAM: PilT protein domain protein~SPTR: A3DPU0 PilT protein domain protein~PFAM: PIN domain), which translates into the protein MIVVDASALVKYILHEEGWDRVAFYIREMRPLYSVDHVVKEVGNALWKHSLKKVVDTTTVLKLFQAFLRLIETEVIVVEPEIKYVQSALEIALQEGITLYDALYIAQAQRLGAPMITSDRKQAEVATRLGIHVHLIA
- a CDS encoding transcriptional regulator, CopG family (KEGG: smr:Smar_1566 CopG family transcriptional regulator~SPTR: A3DPU1 Transcriptional regulator, CopG family) — encoded protein: MSVTISFRVPKELKEKMDQLRSYINWSEELRKFVEMRIKEFEQKRAIEDLENIIKSLPKTSSGTAARYVREDRDSG
- a CDS encoding 3-isopropylmalate dehydratase, small subunit (COGs: COG0066 3-isopropylmalate dehydratase small subunit~InterPro IPR000573:IPR011827~KEGG: mse:Msed_0829 3-isopropylmalate dehydratase small subunit~PFAM: aconitate hydratase domain protein~SPTR: A4YF02 3-isopropylmalate dehydratase small subunit~TIGRFAM: 3-isopropylmalate dehydratase, small subunit~PFAM: Aconitase C-terminal domain~TIGRFAM: 3-isopropylmalate dehydratase, small subunit); protein product: MIVRGRVIKLGDKIDTDVIIPAKHLKYTDPNYLAQHVFESIDPEFYKKANGAIIVAGKVFGMGSSREQAAIAIKAAGVRAVIAESFARIFYRNAINNGLPVIVCPEISKEVKDGDEVEVNIETGEVRLNNKVIRCKGITGMALEILKKGGLIEYLKSYSKTSNT
- a CDS encoding 3-isopropylmalate dehydratase (COGs: COG0065 3-isopropylmalate dehydratase large subunit~InterPro IPR001030:IPR018136:IPR011826:IPR006251~KEGG: sin:YN1551_2867 3-isopropylmalate dehydratase~PFAM: aconitate hydratase domain protein~SPTR: C5STD4 3-isopropylmalate dehydratase~TIGRFAM: 3-isopropylmalate dehydratase; homoaconitate hydratase family protein~PFAM: Aconitase family (aconitate hydratase)~TIGRFAM: 3-isopropylmalate dehydratase, large subunit; homoaconitate hydratase family protein) codes for the protein MGLTLTEKILSRASGRKVSPGDVIEANVDLVAFHDLTGYHVIEVIEKVGMKIHRVDNLVIAFDHLVPPPDVRSAEIQKSIREFVKLHKISNFHDGGYGILHQVLIEKYVLPGQFVIAADSHTTTSGALGAFAQGMGASDIAAAVLTGKTWLVVPQPFKIVLDGRLREWVTGKDVALEILRVFKADYFNGMSIEVFVKNGTDFPMDYRATVANMGIEMNADTLMFVPDEETKRFIESERGYTPNIIQPDNDAEYVDEYTVELDKVELLVAAPHSVDNVKSVSEVEGIDVDYVFIGSCTNGRLSDLEIAAKIMKGKKVKTRCIVIPASWKIFVKAMELGYIQTLVEAGCIVTYGTCGPCIGGHFGVTAPGETVVATINRNFIGRMGSPQAKIYLSGPSVAAATAVLGKIAEPGDVI
- a CDS encoding transketolase subunit A (COGs: COG3959 Transketolase N-terminal subunit~InterPro IPR005474~KEGG: sto:ST2268 transketolase~PFAM: Transketolase domain protein~SPTR: Q96YA0 273aa long hypothetical transketolase~PFAM: Transketolase, thiamine diphosphate binding domain); protein product: MVKVDAAPILNKPSLEDINSIEAVANSIRRSLIIMHKHEKFLHMGSSLSSVDIIATLMFRYINRNGDPLNRDWFILSKGHAAPTLYAALAELGLIPKEELIKIQSIDSILQGHPEISIPGVDMSTGSLGQGISFAVGIAAWIKSRGGRGRVYVLMGDGEQDEGQVWEAITHAATLKLDNLIVIIDANGFQLDGKVDEVKPKPYLPFVWKAIGWRVLWCDGHDIASIMTAIEEALESDRPTVIFAKTIRGYGLKHIENTDKQRVEDIEDVKDFDNNNA
- a CDS encoding transketolase subunit B (COGs: COG3958 Transketolase C-terminal subunit~InterPro IPR005476:IPR005475~KEGG: sto:ST2269 transketolase~PFAM: Transketolase central region; Transketolase domain protein~SPTR: Q96Y99 313aa long hypothetical transketolase~PFAM: Transketolase, C-terminal domain; Transketolase, pyrimidine binding domain) encodes the protein MLKTSTITMRDAVGKILEEIGEEDKDVVVITADVGKATRVYRYGEKFPDRYYNVGIAEQHLIGFASGLAAVGAKPVVVAFAVFLMRAWEQIRNSVARMNLNVKIIGTHSGFSDHADGSSHQTFEDIALMRVLPNMNVVVPADVFDIERSLRSIILEVKGPTYYRIGRDYSPIITEGYDYKFSLGKAYVLRDGYDVTIIGAGVVLYDALVAAKELEKMGISATVINLLSVKPIDVETIEMYARKTGRIVVVEEHMVYGGIGSAVAEVLVERYPVPMRFIGMKTFGRSAKSVRELLDFYNINSKAIVSKCLEVLRYGDRRS
- a CDS encoding chorismate mutase (COGs: COG0287 Prephenate dehydrogenase~InterPro IPR003099:IPR004455:IPR002701:IPR010950~KEGG: sto:ST2270 hypothetical protein~PFAM: Chorismate mutase; Prephenate dehydrogenase; NADP oxidoreductase coenzyme F420-dependent~SPTR: Q96Y98 Putative uncharacterized protein ST2270~TIGRFAM: chorismate mutase~PFAM: Prephenate dehydrogenase; Chorismate mutase type II~TIGRFAM: chorismate mutase, archaeal type), whose product is MEIEDLRKEIEEIDREIIKYLAKRLDIVKKIGRLKIEEGKSASDDERELYVKNYWRELSTIYGVPVEMAKELIEIIIKYSKYIQLKNSQNSDSRTITFIGYGRMGKLLALYSIRAGHRVIITGRDPEKAYSVAREVGGLVLDIGEAIERGEFIVLALSLEAFRDGYIDRISRLFKEKIVMDILSSKTPVFSHMEELSMRYGFIYISTHPLFGPQTTPIGEKIAVIPSKTGVSYVDDVCKLWRSIGLDPIVIDVETHEKAMAVVQVLTHLYLLAFQQSLEELSRELGVDPYILSTPTFRDLMNVIRRLNNIKDVVLEIQKSNLFSEMVRSRALSIFMEIVHKLGDKHALHS
- a CDS encoding 3-deoxy-D-arabinoheptulosonate-7-phosphate synthase (COGs: COG2876 3-deoxy-D-arabino-heptulosonate 7-phosphate (DAHP) synthase~InterPro IPR006218:IPR006268~KEGG: sto:ST2271 3-deoxy-7-phosphoheptulonate synthase~PFAM: DAHP synthetase I/KDSA~PRIAM: 3-deoxy-7-phosphoheptulonate synthase~SPTR: Q96Y97 330aa long hypothetical aroA(G) protein~TIGRFAM: phospho-2-dehydro-3-deoxyheptonate aldolase~PFAM: DAHP synthetase I family~TIGRFAM: phospho-2-dehydro-3-deoxyheptonate aldolase), translating into MLFIVKENHDISSLLEKIRMASASYKVVDIYGKRIVIAWPDNLVENIEDISIDAKIRVRKPYYLVSNEWKSGKTIVNVGGVEIGGSRIVVAAGPCAVEDEDILMEIAKAVKRAGASILRGGAYKPRTSPYSFQGLGEKGLKILKRVSEAVGLPVVTEVMDTRDVELVKSYADMIQIGARNSQNFTLLREVGRAKIPVLLKRGFGMTVEEWLLAAEYILSEGNGDVVLCERGIRTFEKSTRFTIDIGGMVIAKMQTHLPIAADPSHPAGNRDLVEPLALAAIVAGADMLIVEVHANPSKALSDSEQQLTVEMFEKLMKRLKAVAEAIGRSI
- a CDS encoding 3-dehydroquinate synthase (COGs: COG0337 3-dehydroquinate synthetase~InterPro IPR002658:IPR016037~KEGG: sid:M164_1845 3-dehydroquinate synthase~PFAM: 3-dehydroquinate synthase~PRIAM: 3-dehydroquinate synthase~SPTR: C4KIN4 3-dehydroquinate synthase~TIGRFAM: 3-dehydroquinate synthase~PFAM: 3-dehydroquinate synthase~TIGRFAM: 3-dehydroquinate synthase) — its product is MRCIEEDICCNRTKIFIGRNIIEVLREYIDGKALILRQRVIDPNRIVNILRDRNIYEVVLDGGERDKDISNVMNIVRILYEKGFQRRDHIVAVGGGTLTDVAGFVASIYLRGINLVNIPTTLLGMVDAAIGGKNGVNLGDMKNALGTFYQPSIIVSDLEFLDTLPDEEMVNGMAEVIKYAVVMDRELYTFLKKSYDRFFNRDYDVIEDIVYRSAIDKLSIVKQDPYELKGIRSVLNFGHTIGHAIEVSTKFSISHGKAVAIGMVCESMLGIELGVSPKDILEEVIHMLKLYRLPTNVKELGIDIDRDLALYAVTRDKKSRGAEILMPLPVELGKWDLFRVDIEFVKSVFIKCLG